The genomic window CCGCGGCGCTCCGGCGGCGCGAACACGCGCTGCAGATCCTCGTCGTAGATCTCGGTCGAGCTCGTGCGGTAGCGCCCGCGCTTCTGCTCGTAATAAGTCGCGAGCGTGCGGTCGTCGCGCTCGATCGCGTCGACTTTCGCGGTGCGCCGCACCGGCGGGCGCGCGCCCGCGAGCTCGCGCATCAGCTCGTCCACGTACTCGAGCTTCGCCAGCGCCTGCCAACCCGCGTAGCGCTTGCGCCAACGCGCGGCGGGCGCGAGCCACACCGCGAACGTCTCCGCGAAGTCCTCGGCGGGATGCGCCTGCGCGTACCAATACGGCAGATGAATCACGTAACGCCGGCTCGCCGGATTCGGCTGATAGAAGTCCGGGTACGGCTCCGAGGAGACGCCGAACACTTCGCGCCAACGCTTCGAGCGCTGCAAGCCGAACGCGTGCTGCACTGCGTGGCCCGCCTCGTGGCGAAGGATGCGCAGGCACGCATCGCGCGTGCCGCCTTCCACCTGGAGGACTTGCCTCCGCTCGAGCCGCATCAGGCGCGGGTGCAGCAGATAGAACGGAATCGCGATGCCGGGCACGCCGTCGGGCGAGAACCACTCGTCTCCCACCCAGAAGTGCGGCGTGACGCGCAGCTCGCGCGCCGCGAGCTCGCGCTTCACCTGGCGAACCACGCTGGCAACCCAGCTGCGCTCCCACGTCACGCCGAGATCCCGCATGCGCAGCGAAAGCAGCTGCTCGTCGCTCAGCGTGTCGAGTCGGCGCGGCATCCCGTGAGCTTCCTGGTTGCTAGGCGGAGGTCGCGCGGTAGCGGATCAGCACGCGCGAGCCGTCGGCGAGGCCATTCTTGAAGCGTGGGCCCCAGCTGCCCCACTCCCTCGTGTACTTCGAGCCGAACAGCGTGAGCGCGTGATCGTGCTGCGCCGAGGTCGTCTCGAGGCTCGCGTCGGCGAGGAAGCTCGGGGAAGCCTGATAACTCGAGTCGGCCGGGTTCCACACGCCGTGATCGCCGACCCAGAGGCGCGCGCGCGTGAGGCCCTTCCCGATTGCAGCGGCGCGCCAGGCTTTCGCGCCGGTGACGACCAGCGCGCTGTCGCCGTCGCGCACGAACCAGACTTCGGCGTGGCAGCGGCTCTCGCTGCCGTCGCGCTTCAATGCGGTCACGTACACGAGCGGGCTCGTGCCGAGCGCGGCGCGCGCCGCGGCGGAGAGCGCGCCGGCTTCGCCGCGGGCAAGGCGCGGCAGCAGTGCCGTCGCTGCGCCGGCGATCAGGATCTCGCGTCGAGTGAAACGCATCGAGCTCTCCTCGGGTGGGCCTCGATTTAGCAGAGGACCCTCGGGCTTTCGCGGGTGTTATGGGGCGTTCGCTGCGGGCGGCTCCGTGCGCAGCCAGTCGCCGACCCCGAGGTCCGCCGCGCCGCGGCCGCCTGCGAGTGGGGAGCCATCGAGCGAGCGCAAGTCGACCTGACTGAGCGAGATGCGAGCGCTGAAGACCGCGGCGTGAAAGGCGTCGGCGAGCCGGCGCGCGCGGGCGCTCGCGCTCTCGCCCGCGCGGGGCTCGGCGCGCGCGCACGCGAGCACCTCGGAGTTGGCGCCGAGCAGGCAGGCGCGGCCCGACTCGCCGTCTTGGCTCACCTGGACGCGGAACCCGCCCTCCTGCTCGTCGAAGCGCGGCGAGTCCTGCAGGTGATCGGCAGCGTCTTCGGCCAGCTCCCCGCCGCTCGCGGCGAAGCTCGCTGGCAGCGCGAGCCCGAGGCGGCGAACCACACCCGGGTCGCGCTGCAGCGTGAGGTCGTAGGCCGCGACCGAGCGCGCGACGTCCCCTGCCTTGCGCGCCAACTCGCCGTGCAGCGCCGACACGCGCGCGCGCAACAACACCTCGCTCTCCGGCAAGTCGAGCACGGCCTTCTTCGCGAGCTCCGCGAGCGCCTCGTCGTCGCCGCGCAGCGCTGCGATCTCGACGCGCAGCGCCGCGAAGTAGCCCGGCGCGAGCGAGTGCCGCTCGACCTTTTCGGCCGCGACGATTCCCGCCTCCGCGACGCCCGGCCCGAGCAGGCGCACCACGTCGGACTGCGCCCACTCGCTGAGCGGCAAGATCACTTGGTCGACCATGTGCGGGCGCAGCGTGCTCTGCAGGAAGCGCGGATGCGCGAGCGCGTCGACGGCTTGGCGCTGCGTCAGCCAGGCGCGCGCGTCGAGCCACTGCGCATGGAGCCAGTGCCACGGCGCGCGCCACCACACAGCCCACGAGGCGGCCTCGCGCTCCTCCTCGGCGCGCGTGCGGAGCGTCGCCGCCAACAGCAACGCGGCGCCGCCCACGCGCTGCGTCGGCTCCTCGTTCGTGGCGCCGTGGCGATCGGGCGCATCGAGCGCGCGGGTGAGCAGCCGCTCCGCATCCTCGCTGCGCCCGGCGACGAGCAGCAGCGCGCCCGCCGCGAGGTCTGCGCGGGCCCAGCTCTGCGCACGCACGTTCGCCACTTGGCCCTCGCGCCACGCGACCATCTCGCGAAGCGCTGCGCTCGCCTCCGCCAGGCGGCCTTGCGCGGTGTAGAGGTGCACGAGATCCGCCCACGGGTTGCCGAAGTCCTGCGGGCCGTGCCGGGTCGACTCCAATAACAAGCTCTCGACCTCGCCGAGGCGCAGGTCGACCCATGCGGCCTCCGCCGCGTTCGACCACGCGACCGAGCTGTCAACGCCTTCCGCGCGGCTCGCGTAGGCGCCCTCTACCACGCAAGCCTGGTAGGCGCCTTCGCGGTCGAGGCTCTCGGCTTCGATCGCGCACAGCGCGGCGCGCGCGGCGTCGCGTGCATTCGCGCTGCGGCCGTGGCGCAGGTAGTAGCGGGCGATCCTGCGCGCCTCGTTGAAGCGGCCGAGGCGCATCAGCTGCCACGCAGACCAGGCCGGCTGCTCCTGCTGGTAGATCGCCTCGTACTCGGCCTGGATCGCGAGCGCCTCCTCGTCCTCGCCCATCTCGCCGGTGACCTGCGAGAGCAAGCTCAGCGCCTCCGCGTGCCAGATCTGGTCGTCGCCGGCTTCCGACGTGCGCCCGTGCTCGCGCTCGAACAGCGCCTTGCCCTTCCGCAACACGTGGCGCGCGCGCGCGAGGTCGCCTTCGGCCTCGTACAGCACGTAGCCGAGCAGCACGTGGCCGGGAATCGACTCGGGATTTTCCCGTAACAACTCCTGCGCGAGCTCGCGCGCGCGGATCGGCTCGCCCGAGCGGAGCGCCGCGTAGGCGTCGAGCGCCTTCAGCTGCGAAGGCGGGATTTCGTCGAAACCGAGCGCATCGTCGGCCTCGACGTCGAACTCTCGGATCTCGCCATCGACGGGCGGCGCCTGCGCGAGCGACGGCTCGCCCGCGCAGAGCGCGGCGAGCGCGAGCGCCGCGCGCCGCTTCACCGCCCGAGCGTCCTGCGCGTCAGGCTCTCGAGCGCGCCCACCATGCACTCGCGCACCACTTCTTCCGCCGCGGTCGCGCCGATCGCCGCCTCGATACGGTGCGCGAGGATGTGCGGCACCAAGTCCTCGATGTCCTGCGCCGACACGTAGTCGCGGCGCCGCCCGAGCGCGTAGGCCTGCAGCGCGGGCACCGCGAGCACGAGGCTGCGCGTCGAGTTGCCCTGCCGCACGCGGTCGTCCGAGCGCAGCGTGCGCGAGATGTCGACCAGGCACTCGAGGATCGACGAGTGCACTTTCACCATCGTGTCGAGCGTGCGCCGCGTCGCGAGCACTTCCTCGCGCGTGACGCGCGGCAAGTCCGCGCGCACGATGTCGCGCCGCTCCCGCCGCGTGAGCAGCACCCCAAGCTCCTCCGCGCGCGCGATGTGCTTCATGCGGATCTTGAAGAGGAAGCGGTCGAGCTGCGGCACCGGCAGCGGGTACGTGCCCGCGACGTCGCGCGGGTTCTGCGTCGCGATCACGAAGAACAGCTCGTCGAGCGGATACGTCACATTGTCGACCGTGACCTGCTTCTCCGCCATCGCCTCGAGCATCGCGGACTGCACCTTCGGCGAAGTGCGGTTGATCTCGTCGGCGAGCACGATGTGAGCGAACAGCGGGCCCGGGCGAAACTGGAACGCGCTCGTGCGCGCGTCGAACACCGAAACGCCGGTGATGTCCGACGGCAGCAGGTCGGGCGTGAACTGAATGCGCCGGAACGCGGCGAACTTTTCGGCGTCGCCCTCTTCGATCGCGGCGCCGAGCGCCTTCGCGAGGGTGGTCTTGCCGGAACCGGGGTAGTCCTCGAGCAGCACGTGGCCGTCGGCGAGCAGCGCCGCGACCACGAGCTCGATCACGTCGTCGCGCCCGATCACCTGCGCAGCGATGCGCGCGCGCAGCCGCACGATCACGTCGTGAGCGGTCTGGAGCACCGCAACCGTCTCGGGGCCCGGCGGGTTGGTCGGGTCTTCGTGAATCAGCGGCATCACGGGCGAGTTCCTTCGAGGTGTTAGGGAGATCAGCGAGAGCGCAGCCAGCTCACGGGATCGAGCCACGCGAGCACGCGGCGCCAGCGCGGGCGTTCGCGATGAAGCTCGCTGCGGACGCCCCACGCGAGCTCGCGCAGCGCTTCGGGCGTCGTGCTCGCGCCGGGGCCGAGCGCGGCGCGCAGATGCTCGCGCGTGAGCGCTGCGAACGCGGGCGCGAGTGGCGTGGTGCGCTCGGCGAAGCGTTCGCGCGTCTCGCCGATGCGCCGCACCGCGCCGAGCTCCGCGAGCCGGTCGAGCGCGGCGCGATAGCCGACGCGCGGCAGCTCGGCGTCGCGCACGAAGCGCGGCGCCAGGCTGCGCCACAGCTTCGTGCACCACGCGGCCACGATCGCGAGCACGAGCAGCGCGAGCAGCGCGCGGCCGAGCCAGCGCACGGCGGTCTTCGTGGGCAGGATCGGCTCGGTGCCCGGCTCGCCGAGCTGCTCGCGCAGCATCTCGCCGAGCATGCGCTGCAGCGAGAGATCGGTCGGCGTCATGGGGTCGTCGAGCACCTTCTCGGGCGAGATGTCCACCACGACCCAGCCGATGCCGTCGAGATAGATCTCGGGCCACGCGTGCGCGTTGCCGCCCCTCAACAAGATCGCGGAGCCGTCGCCGCGATCGGACTCGTTCACCGCGTAGCCCGCGGCGACGCGCGCGGGCACGCCGAGCGCGCGCATCAGGTACGTCGCCGCGTGGGCGAAGTGAACGCAGTAGCCGATGCGATTGCCGAACAAGAAGTGCGCGGTGGGATCCTCGGCGCCGGCGTGATCGCTCTTGCGCGAGTAGGTGCCGGTCTCTTCGAGGATCTGCTTCACGATCAGCGCGCGCCCGAGCGGATCGTCGCGGTACTCGGGAACCAGCTGCGCGAGCATCTCCTCTGCGAGCTCGGCGTAGCGCGGATCGCTGGGCGGCTCCGTGTAGAGCTTCCAGAGCGCCTCGCCCCAGGCCGGATCGCCCGCCTCGCTCCCCAACATGTCCTTGTAGGCGAGCTGCGGAACGCGCGAGACAGCGCGGTAGGAGCGCTGGAAGCGGAACGTGCTCTTCAGCGGTGCCGGCTCGAAGCTGAGCGGCGCGTCCATCGCGAACGGCCGCGTGTGGTCGGTGAGCATGCCGATCGACATCGCGAGCTCGGTGCGGCCCGAGGTGTCCTCGGATGGTGCGGCGAGCTCGAGCTTCGCGCTCGGGAAGGCGCGCACGATGTCGCGATCGGCGCCCTCCGCCTGCGCCTCGACCAGACGGCGCCCGTTGAACTGCGAGAACGCTGTCTCGCGGAAGTAGTAGGCGCCCGTGGGCGAGGCGTAGTCGCCGTGCAGCACGACGACCGCGACCGGCACATCGGAGCCGTCGGAGGAGTACTCGTCTTGGAAGTCGGTGCTCGTGCGCGTGCCGCGGCCCCGCTGCGGCTGCGCCTTCTGATCGCCATCGAGGCCGAGCCCCGCCGGAGGCCGCGCGGTCGGCAGGCCCGTGATGTTCAGCGCGAAGAGCAGCAGCAGTGCGAGCGCGAGCAGTGCGCCGGCGTGCAGCGGGATCCGGCGCGCGCGCTCCTCCCGTAACAACAGCGCGGCGAGCACGAGCACGCCCACCGCGCCCATGCCGAGATAGAACGCGGCGGGGTCGATGCCGCTGCCCCACGCGAAATCTCCGATCGCGAACGGGCGGTGCACCATGCCGGCGCGGTGCGGCGCGAAGCTCGATGCGAGCGCTCCCGCCGCGACCGCGACCTCCAGCGCCGCGAAGCCGGAGGCGCGCGACGCGAGGAAGCGCAGCAGGAACACGGGCGCGCCGATCCAAACCGCGATGCGCAGTACGTCGAGCGCGCCGAAGAGAACGAGCGGCGTCGCGTACGCGGCGAGCCACGCCCAGCTTCCGAGCAAGCCGGCAAGCCACAGCGTGGCGCCCGCGCTCAGCGCGGTGGCGGCCGCGACGGCGCCGAAGCGCAGCGCGCGCCCGCCGGGGCGCGCGTGCGAAACGCGCTCGGCGTAGAGCGAAGCGGCGAGCGCCGCGAGCGCCGCCGCCGCGATGCCGGGCGGCGCCGCGAGATTCCACGCGAGCGCCGCGGCTGCGAGCGCGAGCGCGAGCGCGCGCACCCACGCCACGGCGCGCAGCGCGCGCTGCGGCTCGGGCGCGTCGCCAGCTGCGTGCGGGAGCGCCATCACGTGAGCTGCCCGCCGTGGCCGTCGTGGGCGAGCCCGGTCGCGCGGTCGAGAATCTTCACGTCCCCGCCGTAGGACGAGAGCTCCGCGACGAGACCGCGCAGCTCGCGCTCGGAGATGCCGCGCGCAGCTTCACCCGCGTACACGAAGCGGTCGAACGCCCCGCGCGCGCGCGTGCGCGCGACGCCGTCGGCGCCGAGCACGAACGCGAGGCGCGGGCCGTGCTGCGCGGCGAGGCGCTGCA from Deltaproteobacteria bacterium includes these protein-coding regions:
- a CDS encoding putative zinc-binding metallopeptidase, with the translated sequence MPRRLDTLSDEQLLSLRMRDLGVTWERSWVASVVRQVKRELAARELRVTPHFWVGDEWFSPDGVPGIAIPFYLLHPRLMRLERRQVLQVEGGTRDACLRILRHEAGHAVQHAFGLQRSKRWREVFGVSSEPYPDFYQPNPASRRYVIHLPYWYAQAHPAEDFAETFAVWLAPAARWRKRYAGWQALAKLEYVDELMRELAGARPPVRRTAKVDAIERDDRTLATYYEQKRGRYRTSSTEIYDEDLQRVFAPPERRGESAAAFLTRHKTQLRRMVARHTGKHELALEVVLGDLIARARELGLRAPRHSRALLVELAILLAARSVEYVYRAREWHAL
- a CDS encoding AAA family ATPase, with protein sequence MARSRELAALSLISLTPRRNSPVMPLIHEDPTNPPGPETVAVLQTAHDVIVRLRARIAAQVIGRDDVIELVVAALLADGHVLLEDYPGSGKTTLAKALGAAIEEGDAEKFAAFRRIQFTPDLLPSDITGVSVFDARTSAFQFRPGPLFAHIVLADEINRTSPKVQSAMLEAMAEKQVTVDNVTYPLDELFFVIATQNPRDVAGTYPLPVPQLDRFLFKIRMKHIARAEELGVLLTRRERRDIVRADLPRVTREEVLATRRTLDTMVKVHSSILECLVDISRTLRSDDRVRQGNSTRSLVLAVPALQAYALGRRRDYVSAQDIEDLVPHILAHRIEAAIGATAAEEVVRECMVGALESLTRRTLGR
- a CDS encoding transglutaminase domain-containing protein produces the protein MALPHAAGDAPEPQRALRAVAWVRALALALAAAALAWNLAAPPGIAAAALAALAASLYAERVSHARPGGRALRFGAVAAATALSAGATLWLAGLLGSWAWLAAYATPLVLFGALDVLRIAVWIGAPVFLLRFLASRASGFAALEVAVAAGALASSFAPHRAGMVHRPFAIGDFAWGSGIDPAAFYLGMGAVGVLVLAALLLREERARRIPLHAGALLALALLLLFALNITGLPTARPPAGLGLDGDQKAQPQRGRGTRTSTDFQDEYSSDGSDVPVAVVVLHGDYASPTGAYYFRETAFSQFNGRRLVEAQAEGADRDIVRAFPSAKLELAAPSEDTSGRTELAMSIGMLTDHTRPFAMDAPLSFEPAPLKSTFRFQRSYRAVSRVPQLAYKDMLGSEAGDPAWGEALWKLYTEPPSDPRYAELAEEMLAQLVPEYRDDPLGRALIVKQILEETGTYSRKSDHAGAEDPTAHFLFGNRIGYCVHFAHAATYLMRALGVPARVAAGYAVNESDRGDGSAILLRGGNAHAWPEIYLDGIGWVVVDISPEKVLDDPMTPTDLSLQRMLGEMLREQLGEPGTEPILPTKTAVRWLGRALLALLVLAIVAAWCTKLWRSLAPRFVRDAELPRVGYRAALDRLAELGAVRRIGETRERFAERTTPLAPAFAALTREHLRAALGPGASTTPEALRELAWGVRSELHRERPRWRRVLAWLDPVSWLRSR